The Mucilaginibacter mallensis genome has a segment encoding these proteins:
- a CDS encoding RNA polymerase sigma factor: MEEFSESELVALLQNDNVKAFDLLYKKYHAPVYNNILKLLKDADESENILQDLFVTLWEKRASIDPQKPVANWLFQVSYNKSITQLKKKLKQSLAFKCIEGDMMLVDEKDIYFKEAKLKILEEALVKLSPQKRKVFDLCKLQGKSYEECAHELNISKHTVKEYLSAAVKAVKEYAEQHPVNDLVFIYIIVALKIIR, translated from the coding sequence ATGGAAGAGTTTAGTGAATCAGAACTTGTCGCGTTATTGCAAAACGACAATGTAAAAGCGTTTGATCTGCTTTACAAAAAATATCACGCTCCAGTCTACAATAATATTCTCAAACTACTGAAAGATGCCGATGAATCAGAAAATATCCTGCAGGATCTATTTGTGACCCTTTGGGAAAAACGTGCTTCTATTGACCCTCAAAAGCCAGTAGCAAATTGGCTTTTCCAGGTGAGTTATAATAAGTCCATAACACAACTGAAAAAAAAATTAAAGCAATCTTTAGCTTTTAAATGTATTGAAGGCGATATGATGTTAGTAGATGAAAAAGATATATATTTTAAAGAAGCTAAGCTAAAAATACTTGAAGAAGCTCTTGTTAAACTATCTCCACAAAAACGAAAAGTATTTGATTTATGTAAACTCCAGGGTAAATCTTACGAAGAATGCGCCCATGAGTTAAATATTTCCAAACATACCGTTAAGGAATATTTATCTGCTGCAGTTAAAGCTGTTAAAGAATATGCTGAACAGCACCCTGTTAATGATTTGGTATTCATTTATATAATAGTGGCTTTAAAAATAATAAGGTAA
- a CDS encoding LLM class flavin-dependent oxidoreductase: protein MEVGIDSFASAMYGSKELSSVDAMEQLLDRIEAADHAGLDVFGIGEHHKKEFLDSATAVILAAAAARTKRIRLTSAVTVLSAADPVRVYQSFATLDLISKGRAELVVGRGSSIEAYPLFGFNLNDYDALFKEKLDLLLKIRDNEFITWQGRFRAPLDNLPVYPRPLQEKLPIWLGVGGTPESFARAGTLGLPLMVAVIGGETHRFRPLVDLYREAGKRAGFTPEQLKVGLHSPGYVATTNEQAISDYYPGYAELWTKLGRERGWPPVTRPQFDSLTAPKGVLVVGGPEQVAEKLLRHSEALGGVDRFTFQMDNAGLSHKQLLKSIELIGERVIPLVNVQTN from the coding sequence ATGGAAGTAGGGATTGACAGCTTCGCCTCGGCCATGTACGGCAGTAAGGAACTGAGCAGCGTAGACGCGATGGAACAATTGCTGGATAGAATTGAAGCGGCTGACCATGCCGGGTTGGACGTTTTCGGCATAGGCGAACACCATAAAAAAGAGTTCCTGGATTCTGCGACAGCTGTTATCCTGGCCGCCGCTGCAGCACGCACCAAACGGATCCGCCTGACCAGCGCCGTTACCGTTTTAAGCGCCGCCGACCCGGTGAGGGTCTATCAAAGCTTTGCCACACTCGACCTGATCTCCAAAGGCCGGGCCGAATTGGTGGTTGGCCGTGGCTCATCTATTGAGGCTTACCCGCTTTTCGGTTTTAACCTGAATGATTATGATGCGCTTTTTAAAGAGAAGCTGGACCTGTTATTGAAAATACGCGACAATGAATTTATTACGTGGCAGGGCAGATTCCGTGCGCCTTTAGACAACCTGCCGGTTTATCCCAGGCCCTTACAGGAAAAATTACCCATTTGGTTAGGCGTAGGTGGTACGCCCGAATCATTTGCCAGGGCTGGAACTTTAGGTTTACCCCTGATGGTTGCTGTCATCGGTGGCGAAACGCATCGTTTCAGGCCGCTGGTCGACCTATATCGCGAAGCCGGGAAACGAGCCGGGTTCACGCCCGAACAATTGAAAGTCGGCTTACATTCTCCCGGCTATGTGGCAACGACTAATGAACAAGCTATCAGCGATTATTATCCGGGCTATGCGGAGCTTTGGACGAAATTAGGTAGAGAAAGAGGATGGCCCCCGGTAACCAGGCCCCAGTTTGACAGCCTGACCGCTCCCAAAGGTGTGCTGGTTGTTGGCGGACCGGAGCAGGTTGCTGAAAAACTATTGCGCCATAGCGAAGCGCTAGGCGGCGTTGACCGGTTCACTTTCCAAATGGATAATGCAGGTCTCTCTCATAAGCAACTCTTAAAATCTATTGAGTTGATCGGTGAACGGGTGATACCGCTGGTCAACGTTCAAACAAACTGA
- a CDS encoding ATP-binding protein, whose translation MNIKTKLTFGLLFLFVVIICFGVLGIYYVNRLSNDASKILKDNQISVEYCSQMLKALDEIPGDSSKIAIFEKNLKLEENNITEPGEFEATAEVRYLFEQLKKDPAGFDKIREMHKAIFKIDDVNEIAIIHKNARASHYATQATLWLTGIVTVLSLVAFTFVINFPSVIAKPIRELTEGIKEIANKNYSKRIHLEQKDEFGTLADTFNTMAGKLDEYEHSNLAEIKAEKGRIEAIINKMNDGIIGLNDKNEILFFNSAAESLFGLKEKDIIGFYAADIAIQNDLLRTVLQNETSKQLKIFLDNKESFFVQESILIQADNVVGGRVIILRNITPFKELDAAKTNFIATISHELKIPLFAINMSTQLLEDKRMGEMNKDQTEVLGAIKANAERLLKITGELLNMSQIETGRIQLKIEPVMPEVMVLRAMQAVQQQAAQFGVSLQENIEKDLPLVDLDEEKTVWVLINFLNNAIKYSSENGTVEVCVKREKEIIQFWVADHGKGIEEQYVDRVFDKYFQVPGTTERSGTGLGLSISKEFIEAQGGKIWVNSNYGEGSTFGFNILVNPLT comes from the coding sequence ATGAATATTAAAACCAAACTTACGTTTGGCCTGCTTTTCCTGTTTGTCGTAATTATCTGCTTTGGGGTATTGGGTATCTACTACGTTAACCGCTTGAGCAACGATGCCAGTAAGATATTAAAAGACAACCAGATCAGTGTGGAGTATTGCAGCCAGATGCTTAAAGCACTTGATGAAATACCCGGGGATTCCTCAAAGATTGCTATTTTTGAAAAAAACCTTAAACTGGAAGAAAACAACATCACTGAGCCGGGTGAATTCGAGGCAACAGCAGAAGTGCGGTACCTATTTGAGCAGTTAAAAAAAGATCCCGCTGGCTTCGATAAAATCCGGGAGATGCACAAAGCCATTTTTAAGATTGATGATGTTAATGAAATCGCTATTATTCATAAAAATGCACGTGCTTCTCATTATGCCACACAGGCTACGCTGTGGCTTACCGGTATTGTAACTGTTTTAAGTTTAGTAGCTTTTACTTTTGTAATTAACTTTCCTTCGGTAATTGCAAAGCCTATCCGGGAGCTAACAGAAGGGATCAAAGAAATCGCCAACAAAAATTACAGTAAACGAATACATCTGGAACAAAAAGATGAATTTGGTACGCTTGCTGATACATTTAATACAATGGCCGGGAAACTGGATGAATACGAACACAGCAACCTGGCGGAGATCAAGGCTGAAAAGGGCAGGATCGAGGCGATCATCAATAAAATGAATGACGGCATCATCGGGCTGAATGATAAAAACGAGATCCTGTTTTTTAATTCCGCTGCAGAAAGTCTTTTTGGGCTAAAGGAAAAGGATATTATAGGGTTTTACGCGGCCGATATTGCGATTCAGAATGATTTGCTCCGTACAGTTCTGCAAAATGAAACCAGCAAGCAGCTCAAAATATTTTTAGATAATAAGGAAAGCTTTTTTGTGCAGGAATCTATCCTGATACAGGCCGATAATGTTGTTGGCGGGCGGGTGATCATCTTACGGAACATCACACCGTTTAAAGAGCTGGATGCCGCTAAAACCAATTTTATTGCCACTATATCGCATGAGTTGAAAATTCCTTTATTCGCCATCAACATGAGTACCCAATTATTGGAAGATAAGCGAATGGGAGAGATGAACAAAGATCAAACGGAGGTATTGGGAGCGATAAAAGCCAACGCGGAACGTTTATTAAAAATTACCGGTGAACTGTTGAATATGTCGCAAATAGAAACAGGGCGGATACAGTTAAAGATAGAACCTGTAATGCCCGAAGTAATGGTATTACGAGCTATGCAGGCCGTTCAGCAACAAGCGGCTCAGTTTGGTGTGTCATTGCAGGAAAATATAGAAAAGGATTTACCACTTGTTGATCTAGATGAAGAAAAGACGGTTTGGGTGCTGATTAATTTCTTAAATAATGCCATTAAATATTCTTCAGAAAATGGAACGGTTGAAGTATGTGTAAAGAGAGAAAAGGAAATCATACAATTTTGGGTAGCTGATCACGGTAAAGGAATTGAAGAGCAGTATGTGGATCGTGTATTCGATAAATATTTTCAGGTTCCGGGAACAACGGAAAGATCGGGTACAGGATTGGGATTATCGATATCCAAAGAATTTATTGAAGCACAAGGCGGGAAAATATGGGTAAACAGCAATTACGGCGAAGGCAGTACCTTTGGCTTTAACATTTTAGTTAACCCGCTAACATAA
- a CDS encoding SUMF1/EgtB/PvdO family nonheme iron enzyme, whose protein sequence is MQLHKIFTLAALIFSSGAVSGQATYTNAMGIKFHQIQGGISFNMGKATAYPNGVFWDSAPQHKVTISQNYYMATAEVTNAQFERFQPSHIRSTNKAVSGDNEPAVNISWEQAEKFIAWLNKNYPPAQPGMVYRLPTEAEWEYAADNAGKLALDMMQSGAEEWTSDWYGPYTGNAQTDPVGSAKGVFRVSRGNDYNAYPGYSDPTVRMGSLPWDINPCIGFRLIIGQKLKTPYMTSADEKPEWAKNVSQTEADFQLQVPSTMPYFSTPQQYFTLPSPLRGPFYSHDHEPAITYCPNGDLLAIFFSCVSETGREMTVLSCRLRKGAKTWDKPALFYDTPSRNETGAGLFNDNGTLYHFQSFGADGNYDNLANCFQTSTDNGVNWSTPRPINTTHGFRNQVISGFRTASGRLIVACDATPANGGGTAIHYSDDNGLTWTDRGANLPTPAFVQGGTGHMIAGIHAAVIETIRNGVHIIIAYGRQDNINGMMPQSLSTDNGITWRYSASPFPAISGGQRAICKQLSSGALLLVSFATNGMAFSNKGGKSYNGSGMFAALSYDGGQTWPIMKLLTDGATRSLKGYGNTGDFTTGPYNAEPAGYLAGVQTPDGIIHVVSSGVYYSFNQAWLQTPYELPKAASTVTVKNGKFESPVVTASPSQIIAPSGWIIANTAGVMNPAKNTDGPISGSTGAGSSAQCAFLSTINAGTIVNVISQPLSDDKLQPVDLAAGQCYVLQFYIARRNLPTTATNITTGSGAVLSYGIRDVVTRKVIASGSFDTGTIAKAAWIKVNAVLNTGNTPISGNQAELFFSKNIGGQVLISNISIEPDFSECVH, encoded by the coding sequence ATGCAGTTACATAAAATATTTACACTTGCGGCACTCATATTCTCTTCCGGGGCTGTTTCGGGCCAGGCTACCTATACAAATGCTATGGGTATCAAATTTCATCAAATACAAGGCGGTATTAGTTTTAACATGGGTAAGGCAACAGCCTATCCAAACGGTGTTTTTTGGGATAGCGCACCGCAGCACAAGGTTACCATTAGCCAGAACTATTATATGGCAACTGCCGAAGTAACTAATGCACAATTCGAACGCTTTCAACCCTCACACATCCGCAGTACTAATAAAGCTGTTAGTGGCGATAACGAGCCTGCCGTCAATATTTCATGGGAGCAGGCGGAGAAGTTTATAGCATGGCTGAATAAAAACTATCCACCTGCGCAGCCAGGTATGGTTTACCGGCTGCCAACTGAAGCCGAATGGGAATATGCGGCAGATAACGCTGGAAAACTTGCTCTTGATATGATGCAATCCGGGGCAGAGGAATGGACCAGCGATTGGTATGGGCCATACACGGGCAACGCACAAACTGATCCTGTCGGAAGTGCCAAAGGTGTATTCAGGGTGAGCCGCGGCAACGATTATAATGCGTACCCCGGTTACTCAGATCCGACTGTGCGCATGGGCAGCCTGCCCTGGGATATTAACCCTTGCATTGGCTTTCGCCTGATTATCGGGCAAAAGTTAAAAACGCCTTATATGACCTCTGCTGACGAAAAACCTGAATGGGCCAAGAACGTATCCCAAACGGAGGCTGATTTTCAGCTGCAGGTACCATCAACTATGCCGTATTTTTCAACGCCTCAACAATATTTTACACTACCATCACCACTTAGAGGTCCGTTTTACAGCCATGATCATGAGCCGGCGATTACTTATTGCCCCAATGGCGATCTACTGGCTATCTTTTTCTCCTGCGTAAGCGAAACAGGCCGCGAAATGACGGTGCTGTCATGTCGCCTGCGCAAAGGTGCAAAAACATGGGACAAGCCTGCGCTTTTTTATGATACCCCATCCCGCAATGAAACCGGTGCGGGACTTTTTAATGATAATGGTACCCTCTATCATTTTCAGAGCTTTGGGGCCGACGGAAACTATGATAACCTGGCAAATTGTTTCCAAACCAGCACCGATAACGGTGTTAACTGGAGCACCCCCCGGCCTATTAATACCACGCATGGTTTCCGTAATCAGGTTATCAGTGGCTTTCGCACCGCAAGCGGTCGGCTGATCGTAGCTTGCGACGCTACCCCAGCAAATGGCGGCGGGACAGCCATTCACTATAGCGATGACAATGGCCTAACTTGGACCGACCGCGGCGCAAATTTACCAACACCTGCTTTTGTACAGGGTGGTACCGGACACATGATAGCCGGAATACACGCTGCTGTAATTGAAACAATACGTAATGGGGTTCATATTATCATAGCCTATGGGAGGCAGGATAATATTAATGGCATGATGCCCCAAAGTCTTTCCACCGATAATGGGATAACCTGGAGGTATTCGGCTTCACCATTTCCGGCAATCAGCGGAGGGCAGCGGGCTATATGCAAACAACTCAGCTCCGGCGCGCTTTTATTGGTATCGTTTGCGACTAATGGCATGGCATTCAGCAATAAGGGTGGCAAAAGTTATAATGGCAGTGGTATGTTTGCCGCCTTAAGTTACGATGGCGGCCAAACCTGGCCGATAATGAAGTTATTGACCGACGGCGCTACCAGATCATTGAAAGGTTATGGCAATACCGGGGATTTTACTACCGGGCCTTATAATGCCGAACCGGCAGGATATCTTGCAGGCGTACAAACACCCGATGGTATTATACATGTTGTTTCGAGCGGGGTTTATTATAGCTTTAACCAGGCATGGCTGCAAACGCCGTATGAGTTACCGAAAGCCGCAAGTACAGTAACTGTGAAAAACGGCAAGTTCGAGTCGCCTGTTGTAACAGCCAGCCCGTCACAAATAATAGCACCTTCCGGATGGATCATAGCTAATACCGCGGGCGTAATGAATCCGGCCAAAAATACAGACGGCCCTATCTCAGGGAGTACAGGTGCCGGATCATCGGCACAATGCGCTTTCCTTTCAACAATTAATGCCGGAACTATCGTAAATGTTATTTCACAGCCCTTAAGCGATGATAAATTACAGCCAGTTGATCTGGCAGCCGGTCAGTGTTACGTGTTGCAATTTTACATAGCACGCAGAAACCTGCCAACAACTGCTACAAATATTACGACAGGCAGCGGTGCCGTACTTAGCTATGGGATACGTGATGTGGTCACTCGTAAAGTTATTGCTTCGGGCAGTTTTGACACCGGCACGATCGCTAAAGCTGCCTGGATTAAAGTAAATGCGGTTCTAAATACGGGGAATACCCCCATCAGTGGCAACCAGGCCGAATTATTTTTCAGTAAAAACATTGGTGGTCAGGTCCTGATTTCTAATATTAGTATCGAACCGGACTTTTCGGAATGTGTTCATTAG
- a CDS encoding sigma-54-dependent transcriptional regulator, with amino-acid sequence MTIANILLVEDEHDVRLLLKRVLSLEGFVVFEAESIKEASKQLNHESIDVVLCDVKLPDGNGVEFISKIKATHPYIEIIVLTAYGNIPDSVQAIKNGAFDYITKANDNQRILPLLYRALEKVKLEKRVAQLEKQAAERYANFDSIIGNSLGITQAKTLAELAAPTDAPVLLLGETGTGKEVFAQAIHSASKRNTKTFLGLNCSAFGKDILESELFGHKAGAFTGANKDKKGLIEEANEGTLFLDEIGEMPLDLQAKLLRVLETSEFIKVGDTKQVKVNIRIIAATNRDIQQEISNGKFREDLFYRLNLVTISLPPLRERQDDIPLLAEYFLKKLTQDAYQQVKGMTNAFVERLQKNEWRGNIRELRNVIERSLIVCQSSELSVDNLPVELQYHTSLKSNTLSAFDLSSVERLHIHRVLQYTKWNKTQAAKLLNISSATLYRKIEEYKIEE; translated from the coding sequence ATGACGATAGCAAATATATTATTGGTTGAAGATGAGCATGATGTTAGGCTGCTGTTAAAGCGGGTGCTTTCCCTGGAGGGCTTTGTAGTTTTTGAGGCCGAAAGCATAAAAGAAGCATCGAAACAATTGAACCATGAAAGTATAGACGTGGTATTATGTGATGTTAAATTGCCCGATGGTAATGGGGTGGAATTTATCAGTAAGATTAAAGCAACTCATCCTTATATTGAGATAATTGTGTTGACCGCTTATGGAAATATACCCGACAGTGTACAGGCAATCAAAAATGGTGCTTTTGACTATATTACCAAAGCCAATGATAACCAGCGTATTCTGCCCTTGCTATACCGGGCCCTGGAAAAAGTAAAATTGGAAAAAAGGGTGGCCCAACTGGAGAAGCAAGCTGCAGAACGCTATGCCAATTTCGATTCTATCATAGGGAATTCGTTGGGTATTACACAAGCTAAAACGCTTGCTGAATTGGCAGCGCCAACAGATGCGCCGGTATTACTTTTGGGTGAAACGGGCACTGGAAAAGAAGTCTTTGCCCAGGCAATCCACTCGGCAAGTAAAAGAAATACCAAAACCTTTCTTGGATTAAATTGCAGTGCATTTGGGAAGGATATTTTGGAAAGTGAGCTTTTCGGCCATAAGGCTGGTGCTTTTACCGGAGCCAATAAAGACAAAAAAGGATTGATTGAGGAAGCCAATGAAGGTACTTTATTTTTAGATGAAATTGGTGAGATGCCTTTGGATTTACAGGCGAAGCTGTTGCGGGTATTGGAAACCAGTGAATTTATCAAAGTTGGAGATACCAAGCAGGTTAAGGTCAATATCAGGATCATCGCAGCAACAAACCGCGATATTCAGCAGGAAATCAGTAACGGAAAATTCAGGGAAGACTTGTTTTACCGGTTGAACCTAGTCACTATAAGCCTGCCACCGTTAAGAGAACGGCAGGATGATATTCCCTTATTGGCCGAATATTTCTTAAAAAAACTCACACAGGATGCTTATCAGCAGGTAAAGGGCATGACAAATGCTTTTGTAGAACGGTTACAAAAAAATGAATGGCGGGGAAATATCCGTGAGCTAAGAAATGTAATTGAACGGTCGTTGATAGTTTGCCAGAGTAGTGAATTAAGTGTAGATAATTTGCCGGTTGAATTACAGTATCATACATCGTTAAAATCAAACACATTATCTGCATTTGACCTTTCGAGTGTTGAACGCTTACATATACATCGTGTATTGCAATATACAAAATGGAATAAAACTCAAGCTGCCAAATTATTAAACATCAGTTCAGCTACACTTTATAGAAAAATTGAGGAATATAAGATAGAGGAATAA
- a CDS encoding glycoside hydrolase family 16 protein, which produces MKRAVTLFFITLCFNAAIWAQSTSPVNKPVTLLGAATWDNPDQPFGRRRPVAAADKVSITLYRSGKIPAFFFANFGGPTELASDWAIQSDDNSTLKSCRIPASVTLNGNGLILETLAVTGHKAAWSTGYVYSNFKQHYGYFECRMKAAHGAGINNAFWLTTDDSFEIDITEVKYPNYSHMTLHHRKPVHQAVGFGQLFTDNLSYGYHDYAVLWTQQSLVFAVDGEAVAVMDIVDSIKGDATIRLSTALADFAGKIPTNPVG; this is translated from the coding sequence ATGAAAAGAGCTGTCACCTTGTTTTTTATCACGTTATGTTTTAATGCCGCGATATGGGCGCAAAGCACTTCGCCTGTTAACAAGCCGGTTACTTTACTAGGCGCGGCAACCTGGGACAATCCCGACCAACCCTTTGGCCGGCGGCGACCCGTAGCCGCAGCTGATAAAGTCTCCATTACTTTATACCGTTCAGGAAAAATCCCTGCGTTTTTTTTCGCCAACTTTGGCGGTCCGACTGAATTGGCTTCGGACTGGGCGATTCAATCAGATGATAATTCGACACTGAAATCATGTCGCATACCTGCAAGTGTAACCTTAAATGGTAACGGGCTTATACTGGAAACATTAGCAGTAACAGGGCACAAAGCAGCCTGGTCAACGGGCTATGTTTACAGTAACTTCAAGCAGCACTATGGTTATTTTGAATGCCGGATGAAGGCAGCGCACGGTGCAGGCATAAATAACGCATTTTGGCTTACTACCGACGATTCGTTTGAAATTGATATTACAGAAGTAAAATATCCCAACTATTCGCACATGACCTTGCACCACCGGAAACCCGTTCACCAGGCGGTTGGTTTTGGCCAGTTGTTTACCGATAACTTATCTTACGGCTATCATGATTATGCAGTCTTATGGACGCAGCAATCACTGGTGTTTGCTGTCGACGGAGAGGCGGTGGCAGTAATGGATATTGTGGATTCCATTAAGGGAGATGCAACTATACGTCTCTCAACTGCTTTGGCGGATTTTGCAGGCAAGATTCCGACTAATCCGGTTGGGTAA
- a CDS encoding RNA polymerase sigma factor, with protein sequence MLQNGQTDNEKALLGQIAAGNQKSFAIIFAHYSKIIFPFALKLTRSNGLAEEILQEVFLKIWINRENLVSIENFGT encoded by the coding sequence ATGCTGCAAAATGGCCAAACGGATAATGAAAAAGCACTTTTGGGGCAAATAGCTGCGGGCAATCAAAAATCATTTGCTATTATTTTCGCACATTATTCAAAAATTATATTTCCTTTCGCTTTAAAACTTACCCGGTCAAATGGTTTGGCAGAAGAAATATTGCAGGAAGTTTTCTTAAAGATCTGGATCAATCGGGAAAACCTGGTAAGTATTGAAAATTTTGGGACATAG
- a CDS encoding FecR family protein, with protein MNDDKKYLLELLDKKELTFLEKSWLLNYIEHTDQDVLMKLLEDQFINNLNDPQPISSERSIKILTDIHQKIHLPKKTSNVFHLWIRRVAVAACFIGVMTTGILYLIKRNTVNIAANHSKSKTFSNDINAGGEKATLTLANGAKVILDDVKNGTLSKQGNTKVIKTSGKLAYRANNNGLIASVYNTLSTPRGGHYQVVLPDGSKVWLNAASSIRFPTAFTGKERKVEITGEAYFEVAKNKNSPFVVKINNSEVRVFGTHFNVMAYNDEALVKTTLLEGSVQFSNGSSSCMLKPGEQSELNKSGQVKVVANVDVDNAIAWKNNLFYFEDADIDDVMRQLSRWYDVDVVYNKKVDERFFAEIPTTSKLSEVLKALELTGKVNFDIQGRKIIINP; from the coding sequence ATGAACGACGATAAAAAATATCTTTTGGAATTGCTTGATAAGAAAGAGTTGACTTTTTTGGAAAAAAGCTGGCTTTTAAATTATATTGAGCATACGGATCAGGATGTATTGATGAAGCTACTTGAAGATCAATTTATAAATAACTTAAATGATCCACAGCCAATAAGTTCAGAAAGAAGTATTAAGATACTGACCGACATCCACCAAAAAATACATTTGCCAAAAAAAACATCAAACGTTTTCCATTTGTGGATAAGGCGTGTGGCCGTAGCAGCATGTTTTATCGGTGTAATGACCACAGGGATACTTTATCTCATAAAAAGAAACACAGTCAACATTGCTGCCAATCATAGTAAATCAAAAACATTTTCAAATGATATAAATGCAGGGGGGGAGAAAGCGACACTTACATTAGCCAATGGGGCCAAGGTAATATTGGATGATGTGAAAAATGGTACGTTATCAAAACAGGGCAATACCAAGGTGATCAAAACAAGTGGAAAGCTGGCTTACCGCGCAAACAACAATGGTTTAATAGCTAGTGTTTATAACACCTTATCAACGCCGAGAGGTGGGCACTATCAGGTTGTTTTGCCGGATGGTAGCAAGGTTTGGCTCAATGCTGCGTCGTCCATCCGTTTCCCTACAGCTTTCACCGGTAAAGAGCGAAAGGTAGAAATCACTGGTGAAGCTTATTTTGAGGTTGCAAAGAATAAGAACTCACCATTTGTTGTAAAAATTAATAATTCTGAAGTAAGAGTTTTTGGTACTCATTTTAATGTAATGGCTTACAATGATGAGGCACTTGTTAAAACAACCTTATTAGAAGGTTCTGTACAGTTTAGTAATGGCTCGTCAAGTTGTATGCTTAAGCCCGGCGAACAGTCGGAATTAAATAAGAGTGGACAGGTTAAAGTTGTCGCAAATGTAGATGTTGATAATGCTATTGCATGGAAAAATAATTTATTTTATTTTGAAGATGCTGACATAGATGATGTTATGCGGCAGTTATCCAGATGGTACGATGTTGATGTGGTCTACAATAAAAAGGTTGACGAACGCTTTTTTGCAGAAATTCCAACTACATCTAAATTATCCGAAGTATTAAAGGCATTAGAGCTAACCGGAAAAGTAAATTTTGACATCCAGGGCAGGAAAATTATAATAAACCCTTAA